The Zingiber officinale cultivar Zhangliang chromosome 10A, Zo_v1.1, whole genome shotgun sequence genome contains a region encoding:
- the LOC122027897 gene encoding protein LATERAL ROOT PRIMORDIUM 1-like, producing MGTVVLASAASFHHHHHHHHHLESLQSVPAAAPLIPPQHLLSNPNPNAHFSNYSIHPMLDSRGVIAGCAEGGGVFTCQDCGNQAKKDCTHRRCRTCCKSRGFECSTHVKSTWVPASRRRERQLAAAASAPKKPRVSASSFHQPAAASHTSTSNTTPPRSFDTTSSLQNGGDDVGETLPVNVRSPAVFKCVRVTSMDDDGEDEYAYHAVIKIGGRVFKGFLFDQGCDNDASIPNMSELHLGNITSTGGGASSPALPCNIFGGSSGGLIGDANYDGNHL from the exons ATGGGGACGGTGGTGCTCGCCTCCGCAGCCTccttccaccaccaccaccaccaccaccaccatctcGAGTCCCTTCAGTCCGTCCCGGCCGCCGCGCCGCTAATACCGCCGCAGCACCTGCTGTCTAACCCTAACCCTAATGCCCACTTCTCCAACTATTCCATACATCCGATGCTCGACTCGAGAGGGGTAATCGCTGGCTGCGCCGAGGGAGGCGGGGTGTTCACTTGTCAGGACTGCGGCAACCAAGCCAAGAAAGACTGCACTCACCGGCGGTGTCGCACGTGCTGCAAGAGCCGCGGGTTCGAGTGCTCCACCCATGTCAAGAGCACCTGGGTTCCCGCCTCCCGGCGCCGCGAGCGCCAGCTCGCTGCGGCCGCCTCCGCCCCCAAGAAGCCCCGCGTTAGCGCCTCTTCCTTCCACCAGCCCGCCGCCGCCTCCCACACCTCCACCTCCAACACCACCCCTCCGCGTAGCTTCGACACCACTTCCAGCCTCCAAA ACGGCGGCGACGACGTGGGGGAAACCCTCCCGGTGAACGTGCGATCGCCGGCTGTTTTCAAGTGCGTACGCGTAACCTCCATGGACGACGACGGGGAGGACGAATACGCCTACCACGCCGTGATCAAGATCGGCGGCCGCGTCTTCAAGGGCTTCCTGTTCGACCAAGGCTGCGACAACGACGCCTCGATTCCAAATATGTCGGAGCTTCACCTGGGCAACATAACGAGCACTGGCGGTGGTGCTTCCTCGCCAGCACTCCCCTGCAACATATTCGGAGGAAGTAGCGGCGGATTGATCGGAGATGCCAACTACGACGGTAACCATCTGTAG